The Macrococcoides canis genome has a window encoding:
- a CDS encoding 50S ribosomal protein L25/general stress protein Ctc yields MTSLKAIIRKGKQTKGELNKIRNEGKIPAVVYGYGASNTAVKVDEPEFIKVIREVGRNGVIELGVGSKSIKVMVSDYQIDPLKNKITHIDFLAINMKSELTVDVVVNLTGEAEGAKEGGVVQQPLFQLSVTATPDEIPESIEVDVTELNIGDSIMVGDLKADKAYTINNEDDEAIVSVVPPTVEEEPEEEEGEAVEGEEASEENAEGEESTEENNEGEEKAE; encoded by the coding sequence ATGACTTCATTAAAAGCAATTATTAGAAAAGGTAAACAAACTAAAGGTGAATTAAACAAAATTAGAAATGAAGGTAAAATTCCAGCAGTTGTTTATGGTTACGGTGCATCAAATACTGCAGTTAAAGTGGATGAGCCTGAATTCATCAAAGTTATCCGCGAAGTAGGACGTAACGGTGTTATCGAATTAGGAGTAGGTTCAAAATCTATTAAAGTTATGGTTTCTGATTATCAGATTGATCCTCTTAAAAATAAGATTACACACATCGATTTCTTAGCAATCAACATGAAATCTGAATTAACAGTAGATGTTGTTGTAAACTTAACAGGGGAAGCTGAAGGCGCTAAAGAAGGCGGCGTTGTTCAACAACCATTATTCCAGTTATCAGTAACAGCGACACCAGACGAAATCCCTGAATCAATTGAAGTAGATGTAACTGAATTAAATATCGGAGATTCTATTATGGTCGGAGATTTAAAAGCTGATAAAGCATATACAATTAACAATGAAGATGATGAAGCAATTGTATCAGTTGTTCCACCAACAGTTGAAGAAGAGCCAGAAGAAGAAGAAGGCGAAGCTGTTGAAGGTGAAGAAGCTTCTGAAGAGAATGCTGAAGGCGAAGAAAGCACTGAAGAAAACAATGAAGGCGAAGAAAAAGCTGAATAA
- the pth gene encoding aminoacyl-tRNA hydrolase: MKCIVGLGNIGKKYELTRHNIGFMVVDRLVESYNLELNQQKFKGLYTIAMINGEKVLLIEPMTYMNLSGEAVRPLIDYFNVSTEDLLVLYDDLDMPPGRLRLRQKGSAGGHNGIRSLIQHLGTDQFKRIRIGIGRPTGHIKVVDFVLQKFTNDEMIIMDKVMDQTIKAVEAFIAGEKFENIMNQYNGDV, translated from the coding sequence ATGAAGTGCATTGTTGGTTTAGGGAATATTGGAAAGAAATATGAATTAACAAGACATAATATAGGTTTTATGGTAGTCGATCGTTTGGTTGAGTCATATAATTTAGAGCTCAATCAACAGAAATTCAAAGGACTCTATACAATTGCGATGATAAATGGTGAAAAGGTACTGCTTATTGAACCGATGACGTATATGAACTTATCTGGCGAAGCAGTAAGACCATTGATAGACTATTTTAACGTTTCGACTGAGGACCTGCTTGTGCTATATGATGATTTAGATATGCCGCCTGGTAGATTACGTTTACGTCAAAAAGGTTCGGCAGGTGGACATAATGGTATTAGATCATTGATTCAGCATCTAGGAACAGATCAGTTTAAAAGAATTAGAATTGGAATTGGAAGACCGACAGGCCACATAAAGGTTGTAGATTTTGTATTACAGAAATTTACTAATGATGAAATGATTATTATGGATAAGGTAATGGATCAGACGATTAAAGCGGTAGAAGCATTCATCGCAGGTGAAAAATTTGAAAATATTATGAATCAGTATAATGGTGATGTATGA